Proteins encoded in a region of the Abyssibacter profundi genome:
- the rlmH gene encoding 23S rRNA (pseudouridine(1915)-N(3))-methyltransferase RlmH codes for MRIRLIAVGRRMPKWVVAGYEEFAKRLPRECRLELVELNPGDRSGGDVQRARQTEADRILDKLGERDHVIALDELGREATSAGWADAFESWLHSGRDVAFIIGGPDGLDERVLQRADHTWALAKMTLPHALVRVVVAEQVYRAWSIVSGHPYHR; via the coding sequence ATGCGGATTCGCCTGATCGCCGTGGGTCGGCGCATGCCCAAATGGGTGGTCGCCGGCTATGAAGAATTTGCCAAACGCCTGCCACGCGAGTGTCGGCTGGAGCTGGTCGAACTCAATCCTGGTGACCGGAGCGGCGGCGATGTGCAGCGGGCCCGGCAGACCGAGGCCGACCGGATTCTGGACAAACTGGGCGAGCGCGACCATGTGATAGCCCTGGATGAACTGGGCCGGGAGGCGACGAGTGCCGGCTGGGCGGACGCCTTCGAGTCCTGGTTGCACAGTGGCCGTGATGTGGCCTTCATCATCGGAGGTCCCGACGGGCTGGATGAGCGTGTGCTTCAACGTGCCGATCACACATGGGCGTTGGCGAAGATGACTTTGCCGCACGCGCTGGTTCGCGTCGTCGTGGCCGAGCAGGTCTACCGGGCGTGGAGCATCGTCTCCGGTCACCCGTACCATCGCTAG
- a CDS encoding glutamate-5-semialdehyde dehydrogenase, whose product MSDTLTAVEIEDVAQYMRDVGGRARAAARRIAVAEPGAKNAALLELAERIVSQRERIIAANQRDMTAGRAAGLDAALLDRLELTDARIEAMADGVRQIAGLADPVGAISDLAARPSGIQVGRMRVPLGVIGIIYESRPNVTADAAALCLKAGNAVILRGGSEAIHSNQAIAALIGESLEAAGLPATAVQVVETTDRTAVRHLLTMPEFVDVIVPRGGKGLVAFVAEHARVPVIKHLDGICHVYIDAAADADKAVAVAVNAKTQRLGTCNTLETLLIARSRAAELLPRLAQAYRDAGIELRGCEAARAIVDDMLPATDEDWATEYLDAILSIRVVDDVDAAMDHIARYSSGHTESILTEDLGTARRFIREVDSSSVMVNASTRFADGFEYGLGAEIGISTDKIHARGPVGLEGLTSQKYVVYGDGHCRY is encoded by the coding sequence ATGAGCGACACCCTGACCGCCGTCGAAATTGAAGATGTTGCGCAGTACATGCGCGACGTGGGCGGGCGTGCGCGCGCGGCTGCGCGACGCATCGCCGTGGCTGAACCTGGCGCCAAGAACGCGGCGCTGCTGGAATTGGCCGAGCGCATTGTCTCGCAGCGCGAGCGCATCATCGCCGCGAATCAGCGGGACATGACCGCAGGCCGAGCGGCCGGACTGGATGCGGCACTGCTGGACCGTCTGGAACTCACCGACGCCCGCATCGAGGCCATGGCCGATGGCGTGCGCCAGATTGCCGGCCTGGCCGACCCGGTCGGGGCGATCTCCGATCTGGCTGCCCGGCCGTCGGGTATTCAGGTTGGGCGCATGCGTGTGCCGCTGGGGGTCATCGGCATCATTTATGAATCACGCCCGAACGTCACGGCCGACGCCGCGGCGCTTTGTCTCAAGGCCGGGAATGCGGTGATTCTGCGTGGGGGGTCGGAGGCGATTCACTCCAACCAGGCCATTGCCGCGCTGATCGGGGAATCACTGGAGGCGGCAGGCTTGCCGGCGACGGCCGTGCAGGTGGTGGAAACCACCGACCGGACCGCCGTGCGTCATTTGCTGACGATGCCCGAATTCGTCGATGTCATCGTGCCGCGGGGCGGCAAGGGACTGGTCGCATTCGTCGCCGAGCATGCACGTGTACCGGTCATCAAGCATCTCGACGGTATCTGCCACGTGTACATCGATGCAGCCGCCGATGCCGATAAGGCCGTCGCGGTCGCAGTGAACGCCAAGACCCAGCGTCTGGGGACCTGCAATACCTTGGAGACGCTGCTGATTGCGCGCTCCCGAGCGGCCGAGTTGCTACCCAGACTCGCCCAGGCCTACCGCGATGCGGGCATTGAACTGCGTGGCTGCGAGGCGGCTCGGGCTATTGTCGATGACATGCTGCCCGCAACCGATGAGGACTGGGCCACCGAGTATCTGGATGCCATCTTGTCGATTCGTGTGGTGGACGATGTCGATGCCGCCATGGATCACATCGCCCGTTACAGCTCCGGCCATACCGAGAGCATCCTCACGGAAGATCTGGGCACCGCGCGTCGTTTTATCCGCGAGGTCGATTCCAGCTCGGTGATGGTCAATGCCTCGACCCGCTTTGCCGATGGGTTCGAGTATGGGCTCGGGGCCGAGATCGGCATTTCCACCGACAAGATTCATGCCCGTGGCCCGGTGGGGCTGGAAGGGCTGACCTCGCAGAAATACGTGGTGTATGGCGATGGCCATTGCCGGTATTAA
- the holA gene encoding DNA polymerase III subunit delta — MNLSPDRLEDALSRGLAPLYVVAGEEPLLVTESADAIRAAAKADGYTDRRVLHAESGFDWSELRAAGQALSLFAEKTLIEVHLPTGSPGRDGGAAIKAAAEQPPPDTVILIICAELDSRSRNSAWFKAVDKRGVTLYAWTPKGRELTRWLEQRLRREGLSAEPDALNLLAERVEGNLLAGSQDIAKLALLHPGARVTAEHMADAVADHARFAVFDLLDKALAGPPEAALRTLDRLREEGVEPFPIVALLAAELRKLARVVSARDAEAVCAQIGVFRRRIPLMVQAARRHSPASVRWMMAVAGRADRGAKGVDRHDPWDDLVTLVWVLSAGREARGWMAASAAQLEPRIA, encoded by the coding sequence CTGTCGCGCGGACTCGCGCCGCTTTATGTGGTCGCCGGTGAAGAACCTCTGTTGGTGACCGAATCCGCTGATGCGATCCGCGCCGCGGCCAAGGCAGACGGGTACACCGATCGGCGCGTGCTGCATGCCGAGTCAGGCTTCGACTGGTCCGAGCTGCGGGCGGCGGGGCAGGCCCTGTCGCTGTTTGCGGAAAAGACGCTCATCGAGGTGCATTTGCCGACCGGGTCGCCGGGGCGTGACGGCGGCGCGGCGATCAAGGCCGCTGCCGAGCAGCCGCCACCGGACACGGTCATCCTGATCATCTGCGCCGAGCTGGACAGCCGCAGCCGCAATAGCGCCTGGTTCAAGGCGGTCGACAAGCGCGGGGTCACTCTCTACGCATGGACGCCCAAGGGCCGCGAGCTGACACGCTGGCTGGAGCAACGACTGCGCCGCGAGGGCCTGAGCGCCGAACCGGATGCCCTCAATCTGCTGGCCGAGCGTGTCGAGGGCAACCTGCTGGCCGGATCACAGGACATCGCCAAGCTGGCGCTTCTGCACCCCGGCGCACGTGTCACCGCCGAGCATATGGCCGATGCCGTCGCCGACCATGCCCGGTTTGCGGTGTTCGACCTGCTGGACAAGGCCCTGGCCGGCCCGCCTGAAGCGGCGCTGCGCACGCTGGACCGACTGCGGGAAGAGGGCGTGGAACCGTTTCCGATTGTGGCCCTGCTGGCGGCCGAGCTGCGCAAGCTGGCACGGGTGGTCAGCGCCCGGGATGCCGAGGCCGTCTGCGCGCAGATTGGTGTGTTCCGCCGCCGGATACCCCTGATGGTGCAGGCCGCGCGTCGACACTCGCCGGCATCTGTACGTTGGATGATGGCCGTCGCCGGCCGTGCGGACCGAGGCGCCAAAGGCGTGGATCGACATGATCCCTGGGACGACTTGGTAACATTGGTCTGGGTTTTGTCCGCTGGCCGCGAGGCGCGGGGCTGGATGGCGGCTTCTGCCGCGCAGCTGGAACCCAGAATTGCCTGA
- a CDS encoding GNAT family N-acetyltransferase: MLHSTDPEPRAPGSDSLPRLDFRAGGLNQPDVLALLRTHLHSATEHSPADSIHALDLDGLRAPDMQFWSVWAKTDLVGMCALKSLDDEHAEIKSMRTVATWRRRGVGDAMMAHLLATAVASGLRRLSLETGTAAAYAPARRLYARHGFTPCPPFAGYRLDPHSCYMRCELPAAGSPTPD, from the coding sequence ATGTTGCATTCGACCGACCCAGAACCCCGGGCACCCGGCTCGGACTCGCTGCCACGCCTGGACTTTCGCGCCGGCGGGCTGAACCAGCCCGATGTCCTGGCCTTGCTGCGAACCCATCTGCACTCGGCGACCGAACATTCGCCGGCCGACAGCATCCATGCGCTGGACCTCGACGGCCTCCGAGCGCCGGACATGCAGTTCTGGTCCGTCTGGGCCAAGACCGACCTGGTGGGGATGTGCGCGCTGAAGTCGCTGGACGACGAACACGCGGAGATCAAATCCATGCGCACGGTCGCGACCTGGCGCCGCCGCGGTGTGGGCGATGCCATGATGGCGCATCTGCTCGCGACCGCAGTCGCCTCCGGTTTGCGTAGGCTCAGCCTGGAAACCGGCACCGCAGCCGCCTATGCACCCGCGCGGCGGCTCTACGCGCGACACGGGTTCACACCCTGCCCGCCATTTGCTGGCTACCGGCTCGACCCGCATAGCTGCTACATGCGCTGCGAGCTACCCGCGGCCGGCAGCCCGACGCCGGACTAG
- the rng gene encoding ribonuclease G — protein sequence MSTEILVNVTTQETRVALVESGLVQEVFVQRESRYSVVGNLYKGVVRRVLPGMQAAFVDVGLERTAFLHAHDIIPSDEASVGEEPAINELVHEGQDVLVQVVKDPLGTKGARLTTQLSIPSRYLVLLPYSDHVGISARIEDDGERGRLKTALEQVLAEEQTTTGFIVRTAGEGASLEALRSDVQFLTKLWDSIRRSAKDAPKASMVYGDLPMVMRILRDLLGTDVDRVRIDAPESYEQVVRFARRFIPEASDRIELFDGEGPIFDLYSVEDEINRALDRKVMLKSGGYLIIDQTEAMTTVDVNTGSFVGHRNLEETIFKTNLEAAQSLARQLRLRNLGGIIIVDFIDMQDEEHRKQVLRVLERAMARDPARNAISGVSPLGLVEMTRKRTRESLEHILCDACPTCGGRGSVKTVETVCHEIFREIMRSARQFEAREMLVMASAEVITRLLEEQSTALAELEDAVSLPVRLQADPVYTQEQFDVVLV from the coding sequence ATGAGTACCGAAATTCTGGTCAACGTCACCACCCAGGAAACCCGCGTCGCGCTGGTTGAAAGCGGGCTGGTCCAGGAGGTCTTCGTCCAGCGTGAATCCCGGTACAGCGTCGTCGGCAATCTCTACAAGGGCGTGGTGCGGCGCGTGCTGCCCGGTATGCAGGCAGCGTTTGTCGATGTGGGCCTGGAGCGCACGGCGTTTCTGCATGCCCACGACATCATCCCCAGCGACGAAGCCTCGGTGGGTGAGGAGCCGGCGATTAATGAGCTGGTTCATGAAGGTCAGGATGTGCTGGTCCAGGTGGTCAAGGACCCGCTGGGGACCAAGGGCGCACGCCTGACCACCCAGCTGAGCATTCCGTCCCGGTACCTGGTGTTGCTGCCGTACTCGGACCATGTCGGCATCTCCGCGCGTATCGAAGACGATGGCGAGCGGGGCCGGCTGAAGACGGCCCTGGAGCAGGTGCTGGCCGAGGAGCAAACCACCACGGGCTTCATCGTGCGCACGGCCGGCGAGGGTGCTTCGCTGGAAGCGCTGCGCTCGGATGTCCAGTTTCTGACCAAGCTGTGGGATTCGATTCGCCGCAGCGCCAAGGATGCACCTAAGGCCTCCATGGTTTACGGCGATCTGCCGATGGTGATGCGGATTCTGCGCGACCTGTTGGGCACGGACGTCGACCGGGTGCGTATCGACGCCCCGGAGAGTTACGAGCAGGTCGTGCGTTTTGCGCGCCGGTTCATTCCCGAGGCTTCCGATCGCATCGAACTATTCGATGGCGAGGGGCCGATTTTCGATCTCTACAGCGTTGAGGACGAGATCAACCGGGCGCTGGATCGCAAGGTCATGCTCAAATCCGGTGGTTATCTCATCATCGACCAGACCGAGGCGATGACCACGGTGGATGTGAACACCGGTTCGTTTGTCGGCCATCGCAATCTGGAAGAGACGATCTTCAAGACCAACCTGGAGGCCGCACAGTCATTGGCGCGCCAGCTCAGGCTGCGCAACCTCGGCGGCATCATCATTGTCGATTTCATCGACATGCAGGACGAAGAGCACCGCAAGCAGGTGTTGCGCGTGCTGGAGCGGGCCATGGCCCGCGACCCTGCCCGCAACGCCATTTCGGGTGTTTCGCCGCTGGGACTGGTGGAGATGACGCGTAAGCGGACCCGCGAATCGCTGGAACATATTCTCTGCGATGCCTGTCCCACCTGTGGTGGCCGCGGCTCGGTCAAGACCGTCGAAACGGTGTGCCACGAGATCTTCCGGGAGATCATGCGCAGCGCCCGTCAATTCGAGGCCAGGGAAATGTTGGTCATGGCCTCGGCGGAGGTCATTACCCGCCTGCTGGAAGAGCAGTCCACGGCCCTGGCCGAGCTGGAGGATGCCGTCAGTTTGCCGGTGCGTCTGCAGGCCGACCCCGTGTATACCCAGGAGCAGTTTGATGTGGTGCTGGTCTAG
- a CDS encoding Maf family protein, translated as MNSRLLSSTELPDIDFYLASGSPRRRELLAQAGYRFAVEVSNVDETADIPEADVLVVALAERKAAAVAERVEGLVLAADTVVEIDGDVLGKPRDAADAAAMLRRMSGRSHRVLSGVALAHADGIDSLFTVTAVEMDVWSEADIEAYWRSGEPDGKAGAYAIQGIAGGWVKAIEGSYTGVVGLPMAETRQLLAAHGVTAVCA; from the coding sequence ATGAACAGTCGCTTGCTTTCTTCGACCGAATTACCCGACATCGACTTCTACCTGGCCTCGGGGTCGCCACGGCGGCGCGAGTTGCTGGCGCAGGCGGGGTATCGCTTTGCTGTTGAGGTGTCCAACGTGGATGAAACGGCCGACATCCCCGAGGCCGATGTGCTCGTGGTGGCACTGGCCGAGCGCAAGGCGGCAGCCGTGGCCGAGCGTGTGGAGGGGCTGGTCCTGGCCGCTGACACCGTGGTGGAAATCGATGGCGATGTGCTGGGCAAGCCCCGGGATGCAGCCGACGCGGCCGCCATGCTGCGGCGCATGTCGGGTCGGTCACATCGCGTGTTGTCCGGTGTGGCGCTGGCGCATGCTGACGGCATCGACAGCCTATTCACGGTCACGGCTGTGGAAATGGACGTTTGGAGCGAAGCTGACATCGAAGCCTATTGGCGATCCGGCGAACCGGATGGCAAGGCTGGTGCGTACGCCATTCAGGGCATTGCAGGCGGCTGGGTCAAGGCGATCGAAGGCAGTTATACCGGCGTGGTCGGCCTGCCCATGGCCGAAACCCGGCAATTGCTGGCGGCCCACGGGGTGACGGCGGTTTGCGCATGA
- the nadD gene encoding nicotinate-nucleotide adenylyltransferase has protein sequence MLGGTFDPVHLGHLRICVELRERLGLDHVRLVPNRVPPHRDAPRASDQVRARWIADAIADEPGLVLDTLELEREGPSYTADTLASLRARFPDRPLVCVLGQDAFDGLVTWHRWEDIGSLAHVVVVPRPGTPRSPVESLPGLTRTDRVEDLHDRLQGCLLAADVTPLAVSSTQVRRLLVQGRSVRYLVPDPVWRALRAR, from the coding sequence ATTCTCGGTGGCACGTTCGACCCCGTGCACCTGGGCCATTTGCGGATCTGCGTGGAACTGCGCGAGCGGCTGGGGTTGGATCATGTCCGCCTGGTGCCGAATCGCGTGCCACCGCATCGTGATGCGCCGCGTGCCAGTGACCAGGTTCGCGCCCGCTGGATTGCCGACGCGATCGCCGACGAGCCCGGCCTGGTGCTGGACACGCTGGAGCTGGAGCGCGAGGGGCCGTCCTACACCGCCGATACCCTGGCCAGCCTGCGCGCCCGATTCCCGGACCGGCCGCTGGTTTGCGTGCTGGGCCAGGACGCCTTTGATGGCCTGGTCACCTGGCACCGCTGGGAAGACATCGGTTCGTTGGCACATGTCGTGGTCGTGCCTCGCCCAGGGACGCCGCGTTCGCCGGTGGAGTCGCTGCCGGGACTGACGCGCACCGACCGCGTTGAAGATTTGCATGACCGCCTGCAGGGATGCCTGCTGGCGGCGGACGTGACCCCGTTGGCCGTGTCCTCCACCCAAGTGCGTCGGCTGCTGGTGCAGGGACGCAGTGTTCGCTATCTCGTGCCAGACCCGGTCTGGCGCGCGCTAAGGGCGCGCTGA
- a CDS encoding YhdP family protein has protein sequence MLRSRRRLWTWTVTTVASALVLAALVVGVFRLSVLVAPSYKQEIEHWVAEVMNRPVDIGNMDLTWRALRPTLKFSDVALQGVSPATPALEVAELELGFSLADLARGQVMPVAINVVGAVVEIVRDPAGTLRIRGISARPVGQTQRPIARQLASLVSVDMRDASVLWHDQYRGRPPLWLRGVEMDIDRVGPHLDVEVSGVSQLGNGLINAGFRIAQSTDGELLEIGGRAQVERLAPGPWIDAWLPKPLNLVGEPVDIDSRFRWTAGGGLDLEGQFETGQLRQFQGPGSLQQVAGRFEAELAASGQTVTLQDLRVRDRDSEWTAERVAVEHRQTGARHWLAVQASTLRLQSLLPWVPAESETAPWHRATGTVRDLLAELEWSTNDPMPAISLTAQLDDAGLLPGDEQPAVYGLSGSLSLTEARGAIELASEAVTVELPAILSEQARIDQLTGAVQWARQGDRWTVEATGLSARGHGADINGAVALVFGPEPVQLDIDLAMASEDVTALKPLVPTFWHPKLRAWLDQAIVSGRVGSGRLRIAGAADAFPYREDNGIFRLELNLNPASLSIGQGWPSIDDAVAQLVIDSDRLTVDAVSGRMLGVALTPASVEIADLREPLLQVEGGANGPVDRMLSFLSESPLSTRVGFLDELLDPRGYGHLDLTLGIPLKNIHATEWSGSVTLTGVELTTQGLEDPFRDVQGTIGFSHAGLSSTGLKGVFRDAPVRVDLSTVGGPDAPVTRLALESPIRFDTPDDPWARLLPDAVRSGLDGHSLLHAEVLLDGAVPDVLTIRSDMVDVVSQLPAPLDKPDPATAMPLTLELPIHKRWPRDTRVVLGDRLTATVRSVPERWLDRAALSFGGSQEPAIPDRGMTVVGTAPAVDVLQWAQWLPKLAESDEGASGQPATLPPMLLDLTAGRLRVGAMRLGRQSLRGTLDAQGAQFTLAGAADGELRWDRSGRGRWYARLERLFMERLARVESDPAKQAPTHVPQHWPEIDVEIGHLQVADLNAGRLTLRAVPRPSGISLETARMQGGEIDLELGGYAARPDEMTRAGLTGILETPRIDKVMFAAGFVPNVRAEAARIALNIGWPDSPEGLHLETATGALDISFRDGALAAVDPGAGRVLGLFSFYALPRRLLLDFRDMTETGLTFDGIDGHFRISGGRAQTEDFVVSAPSVSIDVEGEVGLSTRTYDQVITVYPDVSSGVTLAGALFGGPAMGAILMIAQELLDRPLNQATQLSYHLGGTWDDPVITRKGAETPTPAPDKGPRS, from the coding sequence ATGTTGCGTAGCCGTCGCCGGCTCTGGACTTGGACCGTCACAACCGTGGCCAGCGCCCTGGTGCTGGCCGCGTTGGTTGTGGGTGTGTTCCGGTTGTCCGTGCTTGTGGCGCCCAGCTACAAGCAGGAGATCGAGCACTGGGTCGCCGAGGTCATGAACCGGCCCGTCGACATCGGCAACATGGACCTGACCTGGCGTGCGCTGCGACCCACGCTCAAATTCAGCGATGTGGCACTGCAGGGCGTGAGTCCTGCGACGCCGGCCCTTGAGGTCGCCGAACTGGAGCTGGGCTTTTCGCTGGCCGATCTGGCGCGCGGACAAGTCATGCCGGTGGCGATCAACGTCGTCGGTGCGGTGGTCGAGATTGTTCGCGATCCGGCCGGCACGCTGCGCATCCGCGGCATTAGCGCCCGCCCCGTTGGCCAGACCCAGCGCCCGATCGCCCGGCAACTGGCCAGCCTGGTCAGCGTCGATATGCGAGACGCCAGCGTGCTGTGGCACGACCAGTACCGGGGCCGCCCCCCCTTGTGGCTGCGGGGGGTTGAAATGGACATCGACCGTGTCGGTCCGCACCTGGATGTGGAGGTCAGCGGTGTCTCCCAGCTGGGCAACGGACTGATCAATGCCGGGTTTCGCATCGCCCAGTCCACGGACGGCGAGTTGCTCGAGATCGGTGGCCGGGCACAGGTGGAGCGGTTGGCGCCGGGTCCGTGGATAGACGCCTGGTTGCCCAAGCCATTGAACCTGGTGGGAGAGCCGGTGGACATCGACAGCCGATTCCGCTGGACGGCGGGCGGCGGCCTGGATCTGGAAGGGCAGTTCGAAACCGGCCAGCTCCGACAGTTCCAAGGGCCGGGCTCTCTGCAGCAGGTGGCCGGCCGGTTCGAGGCCGAACTCGCCGCTAGCGGCCAGACCGTGACCTTGCAGGACCTGCGGGTTCGCGACCGTGATTCCGAGTGGACCGCCGAGCGCGTGGCTGTGGAGCATCGTCAGACCGGGGCTCGGCATTGGTTGGCGGTCCAGGCGTCGACGCTGCGATTGCAAAGTCTGCTGCCCTGGGTGCCGGCCGAGTCCGAAACGGCCCCGTGGCACCGGGCCACCGGCACCGTTCGCGATTTGCTGGCCGAACTGGAGTGGTCGACCAACGACCCGATGCCGGCCATCTCGTTGACTGCACAGCTGGACGACGCGGGTCTGTTGCCGGGTGATGAGCAGCCCGCAGTCTACGGGCTGTCGGGATCGCTCAGCCTGACCGAGGCCCGGGGGGCGATCGAACTGGCCAGTGAAGCCGTCACGGTGGAGCTGCCGGCCATCTTGTCCGAGCAGGCTCGGATCGATCAGTTGACCGGTGCGGTGCAATGGGCCCGCCAGGGAGACCGCTGGACCGTAGAGGCCACCGGTTTGTCGGCCCGGGGGCACGGCGCGGATATCAACGGCGCGGTCGCGCTGGTCTTCGGGCCGGAGCCGGTGCAGCTGGATATCGACCTGGCCATGGCCAGCGAGGACGTCACGGCGCTCAAGCCATTGGTGCCGACGTTTTGGCACCCCAAGCTGCGGGCCTGGCTGGATCAAGCCATTGTCAGCGGACGTGTGGGCAGCGGCCGGCTCCGGATTGCCGGCGCCGCTGACGCATTCCCGTATCGCGAGGACAACGGCATCTTCCGGCTCGAGCTCAACCTGAACCCGGCCAGTCTGAGCATCGGGCAGGGCTGGCCCAGCATTGACGATGCGGTGGCGCAGCTGGTGATCGACAGCGATCGCCTGACCGTCGATGCGGTGTCTGGCCGCATGCTGGGTGTCGCGCTGACGCCGGCCAGCGTCGAGATTGCCGATTTGCGTGAGCCGCTGCTGCAGGTCGAAGGCGGTGCCAACGGTCCGGTGGATCGCATGCTGAGCTTTTTATCCGAATCGCCGTTATCGACGCGCGTCGGATTTCTCGACGAGCTGCTGGATCCGCGCGGGTACGGCCACCTGGATCTGACGCTGGGCATTCCGCTCAAGAACATCCATGCGACCGAGTGGTCGGGATCGGTCACGCTAACCGGCGTGGAATTGACCACCCAGGGTCTTGAAGATCCGTTTCGCGACGTGCAGGGCACGATTGGCTTTAGCCACGCGGGCTTGAGTTCCACGGGCCTTAAGGGGGTGTTCCGTGATGCACCCGTGCGGGTGGATTTGTCGACGGTCGGTGGCCCGGACGCCCCGGTGACACGGCTGGCGCTGGAGTCGCCCATTCGGTTCGACACGCCGGATGACCCCTGGGCGCGGCTGCTGCCCGACGCCGTGCGGAGCGGGCTGGATGGCCACAGCCTGTTGCACGCCGAGGTCCTGCTGGATGGTGCGGTGCCCGATGTGCTGACCATACGATCCGACATGGTGGACGTGGTCTCACAGCTGCCCGCACCGCTGGACAAGCCGGACCCGGCGACCGCCATGCCGCTGACGCTTGAGTTGCCGATCCACAAGCGGTGGCCGCGTGACACGCGCGTCGTGCTGGGTGACCGGCTGACCGCAACGGTGCGTAGCGTGCCCGAGCGGTGGCTGGACCGCGCCGCCCTGTCGTTTGGCGGCAGCCAGGAGCCCGCGATTCCGGACCGGGGCATGACGGTTGTCGGGACCGCGCCTGCCGTCGATGTCCTGCAGTGGGCGCAATGGTTGCCCAAGCTGGCTGAATCCGATGAGGGCGCGTCCGGGCAGCCGGCCACCCTGCCACCGATGCTGCTCGACCTGACGGCCGGTCGCTTGCGTGTGGGCGCCATGCGTCTGGGGCGGCAGTCCCTACGCGGAACATTGGATGCGCAGGGTGCGCAGTTCACGCTGGCCGGTGCGGCTGATGGCGAGCTGCGCTGGGATCGCAGCGGCCGCGGGCGCTGGTATGCCCGATTGGAGCGGCTGTTCATGGAGCGCCTGGCGCGTGTCGAGAGCGATCCCGCCAAGCAGGCCCCGACGCATGTGCCTCAGCACTGGCCCGAGATCGACGTCGAGATCGGGCATTTGCAGGTCGCCGATCTCAATGCCGGTCGTCTAACCCTGCGTGCCGTGCCCCGGCCATCGGGCATTTCGCTGGAGACTGCGCGCATGCAGGGTGGCGAAATCGATTTAGAGTTGGGGGGCTACGCCGCCCGGCCGGATGAGATGACCCGGGCCGGGCTGACGGGCATTCTCGAGACACCTCGCATCGACAAGGTGATGTTCGCGGCCGGTTTCGTGCCCAATGTCCGGGCGGAAGCCGCACGGATCGCCTTGAATATCGGCTGGCCGGACTCGCCCGAAGGCTTGCATCTGGAGACCGCGACCGGCGCGTTGGATATCAGTTTTCGGGACGGCGCGCTGGCGGCCGTGGACCCCGGGGCCGGGCGTGTGCTGGGACTGTTCTCGTTTTACGCCCTGCCGCGTCGGCTGCTCCTGGATTTCAGGGACATGACGGAAACAGGCCTGACCTTCGACGGTATTGATGGGCACTTCCGCATTAGCGGCGGACGTGCGCAAACCGAGGATTTCGTCGTGTCGGCACCGTCGGTTTCGATTGATGTCGAAGGCGAGGTCGGCCTGAGCACGCGCACCTACGATCAGGTCATTACCGTGTACCCGGATGTGTCATCTGGCGTCACGCTGGCCGGCGCATTGTTCGGCGGCCCGGCCATGGGAGCGATTCTTATGATCGCGCAGGAACTCCTGGACCGTCCGCTTAATCAGGCGACCCAGCTGTCCTACCATCTGGGCGGGACCTGGGATGATCCGGTGATCACCCGTAAGGGGGCCGAAACGCCGACGCCCGCGCCCGACAAAGGACCACGATCATGA
- the rsfS gene encoding ribosome silencing factor — MTLDELTHLAAEAIDDLKGRDLRQLEVADLTSVTDRMLLVTGTSNRHVKSIANAVIMASKQSGRRPLGIEGLDQAEWVLVDLGDVVVHVMTAQSRAFYQLEKLWSAPGEGDISEPEAGSEDLGAGS; from the coding sequence ATGACGCTTGACGAACTGACCCACCTGGCCGCCGAGGCCATCGACGATCTCAAAGGGCGCGATCTGCGTCAGCTTGAGGTTGCCGATCTGACATCCGTGACCGACCGCATGCTGCTGGTCACCGGCACTTCCAACCGCCACGTCAAGTCCATCGCCAACGCGGTGATCATGGCCTCCAAGCAATCGGGCCGAAGGCCGCTGGGCATCGAAGGGCTGGACCAGGCCGAGTGGGTGCTCGTGGACCTGGGCGATGTGGTGGTGCACGTCATGACCGCGCAAAGCCGCGCTTTCTACCAGCTGGAGAAGCTCTGGAGTGCGCCCGGCGAGGGGGACATCAGCGAGCCTGAAGCCGGCAGTGAGGATCTCGGCGCCGGATCCTGA